Genomic DNA from uncultured Methanospirillum sp.:
ATCAGGGAACCACATGTAGTGGTCCTTGATGAACCGACCGGGACGATGGATCCGATCACCAAGGTTGATGTGAAGCACTCGATCATGCACTCACGTGAAGAGAGTGAGGAAACCTTCATCATTGTTTCGCATGATATGGAGTTTATACGGGATACCTGCGACCGCTGTGCCCTGATGCGGTTCGGGAAGATTGTGACAGTCGGTCCGACCGAGAAGGTTCTTGCAGAAGTGACCGAGCAGGAACGGCAGACCATGGCAGCGGAGTAATCCAGGAGAATACATGGCAACAGTCATGCTTGATGGAAACCGGACGGAGATCTCACCCGGCACAACTCTCGGTGACCTGTTGCCAGGGCATGATGCCTCCCTGAGCGTGGCGATCATCAAACCAGGCATCTCCAGCCATGCCGAGACGAGACAATACCTGCTAAAGACGACAGCAGGGGAGATCGTGGTTGAGATAGCGGGAGAAGAGACAGTATCCCTGCCATCTCTCCCTTCAGGTCTTGAAGTCAGGTGGCAGGATCGTCAGACAGTCAGTTTCGGTCCGTTCTCTGCCGGGTTCTCTCCGGCACGCAGACCGGCACGGTATGAGAGGGGAGATCTCATCCTCGGATGCGGAGGGTATGATCCTTCCCGCTCGGTACTGGTCTTCTCACGCAAGACTCATTCGGCAGATCACGGTGCCGCAGCGGACGGCGGTCGGCTCGGCCAGGTAGTATCAGGTCGCGGTGTTGTGGACCGGCTTGGCCAGGGTGATAAGATCCTCTCCATCGAGCCGGTGATCTCCTTCTCTGAGTCGGTGGATGCCCTCACGACGACTGATCTGGGCCTTGAGGTCACAGACGGGATGCAGATCATCACCCATATCAGAGTCGAGGTTCAGGGGTATGACAGCACAACCGGCAAGTACTCAAATCAGGCAGCCAGTAGCGTGGAACTTCTGCTCCTGGCACTCAGAAGCGGAAGGTTCACCAGCAGTCAGCGGATGAGCACTCACATCAGGTGTGACACCCTAGCGGGGACAACTGTCCCCTATGAGGCAGGGTCATCACGGCGTGAGGGAGCGGTTATGCTCAGAACATCAGGGAAGAAACAGGGCTCGGTGTACATTTACACAGAAGACCTGCCCCGGAGCCTTGCCCATACCCGGACCGGCCAGGTGGTTCACGGCATTGAGATCGCCAAGATAGCAAAAGAAGGAGAATCATTCGAGATCCGGGTTACTCCGGATAAGTTTGATCTTGTTGGCATCAGGCTTGATCAGGCGATCTCGTTTGCAGCCGGGAGGGGAGTTACACTCACACCAGACCGGGAAGGCCCGGACAGGATCATCATCTCCCAGGAGCCCGCGACAACCCTCGATGTTCTTGCAGGAGGAAAGGTCGCGGTGAAGACTGTTCCGGGATCCCAGGTGATAGATATCGTTCTCGATGACCTCCATGCACCCGAGACCTGCCGGATATTCAGGGAGATCACCGGCCTGAAATTCCACGATGTCGGGAGATTACCTCTCTTCTTTGCGTTTGATGACGTCTATCTCTTTGAGACCAGGATTCCGAAGACCATCAACATCAAACCTGAAAACACCCCTGAAGATGAGGTAACCGCCGGAGCGTTTGCAATGACCAACGAGTCAAGAAAAGGAGCAGGGATGGTCGGTGTCAGAACGAGTGAGAACAGCGAGTTCGGTCCCACTTCTGAACCGTTTTCAGGGACAAACGTGATGGGAAGAGTCGTAGATCTTCAGAAACTGAGCAGCCTCAAGGAGGGTGACATGGTCTACTTCAGGGAGGTGCACGAGTGAAACAGAAGATTCCCCCGCTCTACCAGGGTACGGTCACCAAGTATGTCTTTGTCGAGTCGTATAAGACCACACCCGATGACCTGACATCACGGGCATATGAAGTCAGTGAGAAGGTGATGATCAAGGAGACCTGTTTCGGGCTCCAGATCACAGGGGAAGAGTCTGAAGTGGAGCGGGCAATCGCTCACATCCGGGAGGTTGACCCATCCCACATTTTTGTGAAAGACCGCGGTTTTCCTCCCGGGGACCCACGGAGATGCCGTGCAAATCTTGGCGGCGCCAGACCTGGTTACTTTGGGCATGAGTTCGAGATGGGGGTGGTGAAGTGGATCTCCAAAGGGATCGAAGAGGTCAGTTCAGCAAATCCTGATTCATCAACTCCAGCCCCATCACCATCAATTCCTGAAGAGACACCGTTTTTGGATCTTCAAAAACTCAAGCAAATTATCGATGCCGAGGTGCCATAACGTGGCAAAAGTGTTTATTTATCCTGCAACCAGCCTGATCCTCTCTGACCTCGTTGCCCGTTTCGGGCATAAACCACTCGGAACAGCCCTATCAATACGGGAGCGAATCCAGACCGCCGGACTTGACTCACCGCCACTTCAGATGACACCCGACGATGCAAAAAAAGGGCTCAGGTGGGCAGCAGTCGAGGTTCCATCCGGGGTAAGAGGACGAATGTCACTCTTTGGTCCCCTGATCGACGAGGCTGAGGCAGCAGTGATCGTCAAACATGCTGACTTTGCATTCGGCTGTATGGGATGTGCCAGGACAGATGAACTGGTGGAGTTTCTGATCAAACAGAAGCAGGTCCCAATCCTTGAGGTTGATTACCCATCAGACGAGGAGACTGGTATCGCTTTTGTCAGAAATATCAAGGAGTTTTTGCAGAACCTGGAGGTGTCCCATGAGTGAAGATCTGGTCAGGATAGCCCAGCTCTCGTGCGGGCCTGAATACAGCGGGGTGCAGAAGGAGATCTATACCGCAGCAGAGGCTGTTGGTGCAGAGGTCTTCTTCCCTGATCTCTCCCTGAAAGATATCAGGCGGAACTTCAGGGACTTCGGGCTTGATGTCCGCTCAGGTGATCTGAAACTTGCCATCGCCCGTGCAGTTGCGCTGGTTGAAGGATCGGTCGAGGCCGATGCCGTCTTTATTGCATCCTGCTTCAGGTGTGCAGAGGCTGCTATCGTCAGGAACGAACTCAGACGCTACATCCATGAGCACTCCTCACTCCCGGTTGTCAGTTACTCGTTCACCGAAAGGACGACCTCGGGAACCCTGCTCACCAGAATGGAAGCCTTGACAACGATCGCCAGGCGTCGTGCCCTTCTCGCACGGGAACGCCAGGTCGGCCTCACGATGGGGGTCGACTCAGGTTCCTCGACAACCAAGGCGGTGATCATGCAGGATAACGAGATCATCGGCACCGGTTGGCGTCCGACAACCGAGGTGCTGGGAAGTGCAGATGAGGTCATGACACTTGCATTCGAGGAGGCCGGTGTCAAGCGTGAAGATCTCGACGCCATCGGCACAACCGGGTATGGCAGGTTCCTTATCGGCGAGCGGATCGGTGCCGACCTCATCCAGGAGGAACTGACCGTGAACTCAAAGGGTGCGGTCTTCCTTGCAGACTGCCAGCATGGCCCCTCAACCGTGATCGATATCGGCGGCATGGACAACAAGGCGATATCGGTGAACAATGGCATACCCGGGACCTTCACGATGGGAGGAATCTGCGCCGGTGCAAGTGGGAGATTCCTGGAGATGACTGCCAAACGGCTCGGCGTTGATATCACCGAACTCGGCCCTCTTGCAATGGCAGGGATGGGAGGTGACGTGCCGATGAACAGTTACTGTATCGTCTTCGGGACACAGAGCCTGGTCAATGCCCTCGCAGAAGGCCACAGCAAGGAGAATGTAGCAGCCGCTGCATGCCATAGCGTTGCCGAGCAGGTCTTTGAGCAGCAGCTCCAGGAGATAGACATCAAAGAGCCGGTGATCATGGTCGGGGGTACTTCGCTGATCCAGGGACTGGTCAGGGCAATGGGTGAGCTTCTGCAGACTGAGATCGTTGTCCCGCACCACTCTCAGTACATCGGGTCGGTAGGGGCTGCACTCCTCTCGTCCGGATTTGTGGAGAAGAACTGATTGGGATGCAGACGCTGGAGTACTTTCAGGTTGAGTCGACCGAGCCGGCAGGTGGAGAACTATACCGCCGGATCGCCTCGACTGTGATCACAGACCATGACATCCTCCGGGTTCTGGACCGCCTGCGGATCTTCATCGATCCCGAGGTGCCGATCTTCATCGCGGTCGGAATCACCCGGACAGTCCCCCGCAATATCATTGTCAATGATTTTTCCGGGATTACATACGATGGCGACAAGGTCATCCTCTCGATCGCTGATGAGACCTACCTTGCCCCGCTCCTTGAGTTACTCTGGAAACGGTTTGGAAAAGACCGTATCGTGCAACCTGATCGGTTCACCATCGAGATGCACCTTAGCACCGAGGAGCGGGAGGGGATCGAAGAGATGGTGGTTGCAGATCCTACCGAGGGACTCTTCAGGGATCTCATCTACACCATGCAGGTGATCTGCCCTGAAGGCTTCAAGGTGAAGAGGCAGAGTTTCCAGAACGGAAAATTCTGGTTCGTTGCAAGTGAAAACACCCTTCAGGAGGATGTAACTCCCCTCGTTGAAGAGCAGTTTGCCATTATGGGAGGGGCAGCATGATTCTGGTTCCGATCACATACAAAGGTGGAGTCTACCGGCATGATGAGATCCTTGATCTTATCGAGGATATGGGCGGGTACATCATCCAGAAGCATATGATCGCCCAGGAGGTTGTACTCCAGGCCCTGATTCCCCGAGACGATATCGAGACTCTCAGGGTGATATCACGCCCGCTCACCGGGGAGGTGATCTTCGCACCGCTGGTCGGAACCGAGATCGCGATCGTCTCGATGTCACTGGAGATCCACCATCTCCCCCATGCCTCGTGCGACGTTGCCGAATACCTCCGGACTGCCGGGGCGAAGACCAACATGATCGGCCTGGCCCGTGGGTTTGGGAAACGAATTGGTCTCCTCTCTGATGAAGAACGTGACATCATCAACGAGCATGATCTCGTAATCTACCTCTTTGGAAACTTTGAGACATGTATCAAGCAGAAGATGCCAACCTTCAGGCGGGGTATTCATATTCCAATCGTCGTTACCGGAGGCCCTTCAACAGAGGCATTAAAGAAGGTGATCGATCCCCCGGTCGCGGGATATGTCGGTGGATTTGGAAGGTTTATGCACCGGACAAAAGAGGCTCCGGAGATCTCCAAACTTGATGATATCGTGTCAGAAGTCTCCCGGGTCCTTGACGGGAGACGCTCAGAGATTGCCAAGGATCCCCTCAGCATATCTCCAGCACGGCTGATGGATGTCATTCTGGAGCAACTGCCTGACATCCATGATGTCACCTCGCCTGTTCCGGTTGTTGTCCAGATGGACGGGG
This window encodes:
- a CDS encoding methanogenesis marker 17 protein, which gives rise to MQTLEYFQVESTEPAGGELYRRIASTVITDHDILRVLDRLRIFIDPEVPIFIAVGITRTVPRNIIVNDFSGITYDGDKVILSIADETYLAPLLELLWKRFGKDRIVQPDRFTIEMHLSTEEREGIEEMVVADPTEGLFRDLIYTMQVICPEGFKVKRQSFQNGKFWFVASENTLQEDVTPLVEEQFAIMGGAA
- a CDS encoding methanogenesis marker 15 protein — translated: MSEDLVRIAQLSCGPEYSGVQKEIYTAAEAVGAEVFFPDLSLKDIRRNFRDFGLDVRSGDLKLAIARAVALVEGSVEADAVFIASCFRCAEAAIVRNELRRYIHEHSSLPVVSYSFTERTTSGTLLTRMEALTTIARRRALLARERQVGLTMGVDSGSSTTKAVIMQDNEIIGTGWRPTTEVLGSADEVMTLAFEEAGVKREDLDAIGTTGYGRFLIGERIGADLIQEELTVNSKGAVFLADCQHGPSTVIDIGGMDNKAISVNNGIPGTFTMGGICAGASGRFLEMTAKRLGVDITELGPLAMAGMGGDVPMNSYCIVFGTQSLVNALAEGHSKENVAAAACHSVAEQVFEQQLQEIDIKEPVIMVGGTSLIQGLVRAMGELLQTEIVVPHHSQYIGSVGAALLSSGFVEKN
- a CDS encoding methanogenesis marker 3 protein, with product MATVMLDGNRTEISPGTTLGDLLPGHDASLSVAIIKPGISSHAETRQYLLKTTAGEIVVEIAGEETVSLPSLPSGLEVRWQDRQTVSFGPFSAGFSPARRPARYERGDLILGCGGYDPSRSVLVFSRKTHSADHGAAADGGRLGQVVSGRGVVDRLGQGDKILSIEPVISFSESVDALTTTDLGLEVTDGMQIITHIRVEVQGYDSTTGKYSNQAASSVELLLLALRSGRFTSSQRMSTHIRCDTLAGTTVPYEAGSSRREGAVMLRTSGKKQGSVYIYTEDLPRSLAHTRTGQVVHGIEIAKIAKEGESFEIRVTPDKFDLVGIRLDQAISFAAGRGVTLTPDREGPDRIIISQEPATTLDVLAGGKVAVKTVPGSQVIDIVLDDLHAPETCRIFREITGLKFHDVGRLPLFFAFDDVYLFETRIPKTINIKPENTPEDEVTAGAFAMTNESRKGAGMVGVRTSENSEFGPTSEPFSGTNVMGRVVDLQKLSSLKEGDMVYFREVHE
- a CDS encoding methanogenesis marker 6 protein; its protein translation is MKQKIPPLYQGTVTKYVFVESYKTTPDDLTSRAYEVSEKVMIKETCFGLQITGEESEVERAIAHIREVDPSHIFVKDRGFPPGDPRRCRANLGGARPGYFGHEFEMGVVKWISKGIEEVSSANPDSSTPAPSPSIPEETPFLDLQKLKQIIDAEVP
- a CDS encoding methanogenesis marker 5 protein, which gives rise to MAKVFIYPATSLILSDLVARFGHKPLGTALSIRERIQTAGLDSPPLQMTPDDAKKGLRWAAVEVPSGVRGRMSLFGPLIDEAEAAVIVKHADFAFGCMGCARTDELVEFLIKQKQVPILEVDYPSDEETGIAFVRNIKEFLQNLEVSHE
- a CDS encoding methanogenesis marker 7 protein, which produces MILVPITYKGGVYRHDEILDLIEDMGGYIIQKHMIAQEVVLQALIPRDDIETLRVISRPLTGEVIFAPLVGTEIAIVSMSLEIHHLPHASCDVAEYLRTAGAKTNMIGLARGFGKRIGLLSDEERDIINEHDLVIYLFGNFETCIKQKMPTFRRGIHIPIVVTGGPSTEALKKVIDPPVAGYVGGFGRFMHRTKEAPEISKLDDIVSEVSRVLDGRRSEIAKDPLSISPARLMDVILEQLPDIHDVTSPVPVVVQMDGVRVKLPYDPFAVRLKEVEVEKGVPIGMITDIRPSRMRDYILVKVKPFSDTGLMV